A genomic stretch from Mesomycoplasma neurolyticum includes:
- a CDS encoding restriction endonuclease subunit S, translating to MAIYELNKIVKFLKGKNIKQNETLENGEFNVYSSKTKDNGIFGKLNTFIFDGEYILITSHGAYAGTVIYVNEKFSTTSNCFVLKPDNSIVNTKFLFYLLKMNQLNLNAIAKGSAQGFLSNNDLSYYSVKIPPLETQNSIIDIIEPHEELFLRHNHLVRIDTIENAEKDIKTLIDIIEPIEQTKNLIIQIEKKILKIYQQRKLSNVLIKDISYKINTGFAYNKKHIEDNGKYKIFKISNIGNSLTQNQETNFMKNNLLNIGDIITGLSGTIGTSKVITSKNWVSNQRTLSLTSDYPLNISESIKKQKTELLNIATGAAQKNITKNNILELKLIKTYNIDLKINEIYIILTKIKKILTVLKKQILKYYF from the coding sequence ATGGCAATTTATGAATTGAACAAAATTGTTAAATTTTTAAAAGGTAAAAATATAAAACAAAATGAAACACTAGAAAATGGTGAATTTAATGTTTATTCATCCAAAACTAAAGATAATGGAATTTTTGGTAAACTTAATACTTTTATTTTTGATGGTGAGTATATATTAATTACAAGTCATGGTGCATATGCTGGAACAGTTATTTATGTAAATGAAAAATTCTCTACTACAAGTAACTGTTTTGTTTTAAAGCCTGATAATAGTATTGTAAATACAAAATTTTTGTTTTATTTATTAAAAATGAATCAATTAAATTTAAACGCAATCGCCAAAGGTTCGGCTCAAGGTTTTTTAAGTAATAATGATTTGTCATATTATAGTGTAAAAATCCCACCTTTAGAAACCCAAAATTCAATAATAGATATTATTGAACCGCATGAAGAATTATTTTTGAGGCATAATCATTTGGTAAGAATTGATACTATTGAAAATGCTGAAAAAGATATAAAAACATTAATAGATATTATTGAACCCATTGAGCAAACAAAAAATTTAATTATTCAAATTGAAAAAAAAATATTAAAAATTTACCAACAAAGAAAATTAAGTAATGTTTTGATAAAAGATATTTCATATAAAATAAATACTGGTTTTGCTTATAACAAAAAGCATATAGAAGATAATGGAAAATACAAAATTTTTAAAATATCAAATATCGGAAATTCTTTAACACAAAATCAAGAAACTAACTTTATGAAAAATAATCTATTAAATATTGGGGATATTATCACAGGGCTTTCAGGCACAATTGGTACATCAAAAGTTATAACATCAAAAAATTGAGTTTCTAATCAAAGAACATTATCATTAACTTCAGATTACCCATTAAATATTTCAGAAAGCATAAAAAAACAAAAAACAGAATTATTAAATATAGCTACTGGCGCTGCTCAAAAAAACATTACTAAAAACAATATTTTAGAATTGAAATTAATAAAAACTTATAATATTGATTTAAAGATAAATGAAATATACATAATTTTAACAAAAATTAAAAAAATATTAACTGTATTAAAAAAACAAATTTTAAAATATTATTTTTAA
- a CDS encoding restriction endonuclease subunit S, producing the protein MKQNETLENGEFNVYSSKTKDNGIFGKLNTFIFDGEYILITSHGAYAGTVIYVNEKFSTTSNCFVLKPDNNIVNTKFLFYLLKMKQLNLNAIAKGSAQGFLSNNDLSYYSVNIPPLETQNSIIDIIEPNELIENKIKKMKKNIDKIYFWFFDNFSIRRNNFLYENVSFIKGKNKSKNQNTSCEKNTFINISSLQGKINDFTCDKKNVHFGDILISLDATTGIVNNNIEGFNGYAYKVESKTKKDVEIYLNLINKFNQKIIKNFSVGTTIMHASKAKNKLINFEFNHVQLIEKIYYFDFKLKKIEQKIQKLKNKILKIIF; encoded by the coding sequence ATAAAACAAAATGAAACACTAGAAAATGGTGAATTTAATGTTTATTCATCAAAAACTAAAGATAATGGAATTTTTGGTAAACTTAATACTTTTATTTTTGATGGTGAGTATATATTAATTACAAGTCATGGTGCATATGCTGGAACAGTTATTTATGTAAATGAAAAATTTTCTACTACAAGTAACTGTTTTGTTTTAAAACCTGATAATAATATTGTGAATACAAAATTTTTGTTTTATTTATTAAAAATGAAGCAATTAAATTTAAACGCAATCGCCAAAGGTTCGGCTCAAGGTTTTTTAAGTAATAATGATTTGTCATATTATAGTGTAAATATTCCACCTTTAGAAACCCAAAATTCAATAATAGATATTATTGAACCAAATGAACTAATAGAAAATAAAATAAAAAAAATGAAAAAAAACATTGATAAAATTTATTTTTGATTTTTTGATAATTTCTCTATAAGGCGCAATAATTTTCTTTATGAAAATGTGTCTTTTATTAAAGGAAAAAATAAAAGTAAAAATCAAAATACATCATGTGAAAAAAATACTTTTATTAATATATCTTCGTTACAAGGGAAAATTAATGATTTTACATGTGATAAGAAAAATGTGCATTTTGGTGATATTTTAATATCTTTAGATGCAACTACAGGTATAGTGAATAATAATATCGAAGGGTTTAATGGATATGCATATAAAGTAGAATCTAAAACAAAAAAAGATGTGGAAATATATTTAAATTTAATAAACAAGTTTAATCAAAAAATTATTAAAAATTTTTCAGTAGGAACAACTATAATGCATGCTTCAAAAGCAAAAAATAAATTAATAAATTTCGAATTTAATCATGTTCAATTAATTGAAAAAATATATTATTTTGACTTTAAATTAAAAAAAATTGAACAAAAAATCCAAAAATTAAAAAACAAAATTTTAAAAATAATATTTTAA
- a CDS encoding restriction endonuclease subunit S has translation MKQIQNPNIFKLEEIAEFYLGKILKKPTESKGEYPLISSTSKNDGIIGKVETFDFQNCITLPRLGIEDNIFFTLRKYKFSATSHLIIVKPNKNIVILDFLYLLLKSLNTKISQYAIEGDFIKRLSLKKLKSLKLSIPELSIQKEIVQNWKKTNESLVFFEKFFENPIFQINNLLVKTLNYVMNKSNKQNYLLSDLLDKQKPYKMGKINFESDDKKNNLYILTYKSFKNNNLNDKMTFYDEKLESFFANKNDVFFTRFPEPSFGIQNIYEENSAVFDSSLVKLNIDETKIQKDFFKYFNYSNFWLNWKQKNKTSTLLGGINFLTILNLTLSLPTLANQQKMILIINKLEKLIKILTNIQNKIQKIILINNQIIFKKIKERSS, from the coding sequence ATGAAACAAATTCAAAATCCAAATATTTTCAAATTAGAAGAAATAGCTGAATTTTATCTTGGTAAAATTTTAAAAAAACCAACAGAAAGCAAAGGAGAATACCCTCTAATTTCATCTACTTCCAAAAATGATGGGATTATTGGAAAAGTTGAGACATTTGATTTTCAAAATTGTATTACATTGCCAAGATTAGGGATTGAAGATAATATTTTTTTCACATTAAGGAAATATAAATTTAGTGCTACATCACATTTAATTATTGTAAAACCAAATAAAAATATTGTAATTTTAGATTTTTTATATTTACTATTAAAATCACTAAATACTAAAATTAGTCAATATGCAATTGAGGGAGATTTCATCAAACGTTTAAGTTTAAAAAAATTAAAAAGCTTAAAGTTAAGTATTCCTGAATTAAGTATTCAAAAAGAAATTGTTCAAAATTGAAAAAAAACAAACGAAAGTCTTGTATTTTTTGAAAAATTTTTTGAAAATCCTATATTTCAAATTAATAATTTATTAGTTAAAACACTTAATTATGTTATGAATAAAAGTAATAAACAAAATTATTTATTATCTGATTTATTAGATAAACAAAAACCATATAAAATGGGTAAAATTAACTTTGAGTCAGATGATAAAAAAAATAATTTATATATTTTAACTTACAAGAGTTTCAAAAATAATAATCTAAATGACAAAATGACATTTTATGATGAAAAATTAGAAAGTTTTTTTGCTAACAAAAATGATGTTTTCTTTACTAGATTCCCAGAACCTAGTTTTGGAATTCAAAATATTTATGAAGAAAACTCAGCTGTTTTTGATAGCTCATTAGTAAAATTAAATATTGATGAAACTAAAATTCAAAAAGACTTTTTTAAATATTTTAATTATTCAAATTTTTGATTAAATTGAAAACAAAAAAATAAAACATCAACATTGTTGGGTGGAATAAATTTTTTAACAATTTTAAATTTAACACTTTCACTTCCAACATTAGCAAATCAACAAAAAATGATATTAATTATAAATAAACTTGAAAAATTAATAAAAATATTAACAAATATACAAAATAAAATACAGAAAATAATTTTGATTAATAATCAAATTATATTTAAAAAAATTAAAGAAAGGAGTTCATAA
- a CDS encoding type I restriction-modification system subunit M, whose amino-acid sequence MSKQNIEINYIDSIKEKLWKSCDEMRGNVPSEQYMHIIIAIIFLKAMSDKYEKAGEQIRKKYLNDGERKWLLAKKDLNLLKRYDVQFIVPESASWSNIQKYISKEEIGIKIDEALLALEEQNNSLKGLFEKNFSREDLDKQRLSKVIKQFSDINFSELKEDFIGRLYEYFLGNFFRKQGQNGGEFYTPQSIVELMVAILAPDSDSKIYDPACGTGGMFVQAKKYLEKHKKDVTQMRVYGQEFSSTTWKLAKINLILNGFDPDDTYLGSKAESTFKEDLSGFEQFDIVLANPPFNLKIWENENASDDPRYKWGLPPTKNANYAWLSHILYKLNENGRAAVILANGALSSSQKEELSIRKKMLEENKIEAIISLPDKLFYTTGIPATIWIFNNNKLNDDVIFINAENLGELATKKLRVFNTENINEIVSAYNDAKLNKDFSIKGFAKRVSLNEIKENDYSLVPGRYIDLLEEEVDKEQLKAEILEIQNELKILFKEFTDLIPDVEKSIEQAIKFADGQEKEK is encoded by the coding sequence ATGTCCAAACAAAATATCGAAATCAATTATATTGATTCAATCAAAGAAAAATTATGAAAATCATGTGATGAAATGAGGGGGAATGTTCCTTCTGAACAATATATGCACATTATTATTGCTATTATATTTTTAAAAGCAATGTCTGATAAATATGAAAAAGCAGGAGAACAAATTAGAAAAAAATATTTGAATGATGGTGAAAGAAAATGATTATTAGCAAAAAAAGATTTAAATTTACTTAAAAGGTATGATGTTCAATTTATTGTGCCAGAAAGTGCCAGCTGATCAAATATTCAAAAATATATAAGTAAAGAAGAAATTGGAATAAAAATCGATGAGGCTTTATTAGCGCTAGAAGAACAAAACAATTCATTAAAAGGTTTATTTGAAAAAAATTTTAGTCGTGAAGATTTAGACAAACAAAGATTAAGTAAAGTAATTAAACAGTTTTCTGACATTAATTTTTCTGAACTTAAAGAAGATTTTATAGGTAGACTATATGAATATTTTTTAGGAAACTTTTTTAGAAAACAAGGTCAAAATGGTGGAGAATTTTACACACCACAATCCATTGTGGAACTTATGGTTGCTATTTTAGCTCCAGACAGCGATAGTAAAATTTATGATCCAGCTTGTGGAACAGGTGGAATGTTTGTTCAAGCTAAAAAATATTTAGAAAAACATAAAAAAGATGTAACCCAAATGAGAGTATATGGTCAAGAATTTTCATCTACAACATGAAAATTAGCAAAAATTAACTTAATTTTAAATGGTTTTGATCCTGATGATACATATCTTGGTTCCAAAGCAGAAAGCACTTTCAAAGAAGACTTAAGTGGTTTTGAACAATTTGATATTGTATTAGCAAATCCACCATTTAATCTTAAAATATGAGAAAATGAAAATGCTTCAGATGATCCAAGATACAAATGAGGACTACCACCTACAAAAAATGCTAATTATGCTTGATTATCCCATATTTTATATAAATTAAATGAAAATGGTAGAGCAGCTGTTATTCTTGCTAATGGTGCGCTTTCTTCTTCACAAAAAGAAGAGCTAAGCATTAGAAAAAAAATGCTTGAAGAAAATAAAATAGAAGCAATAATTTCTTTACCAGATAAATTATTTTACACAACTGGCATTCCTGCCACAATCTGAATTTTTAATAATAACAAATTAAATGACGATGTTATCTTTATTAATGCTGAAAATTTAGGAGAATTAGCTACTAAAAAACTTAGAGTGTTTAACACAGAAAATATTAATGAAATAGTTTCTGCTTATAATGATGCTAAGTTAAATAAAGATTTTAGTATTAAAGGTTTTGCAAAAAGAGTTTCATTAAATGAAATTAAAGAAAATGATTATTCACTTGTACCTGGAAGATACATTGATTTACTAGAAGAAGAAGTGGATAAAGAACAACTAAAAGCAGAGATTCTAGAAATTCAAAATGAACTTAAAATTTTATTTAAAGAATTCACTGATTTAATTCCTGATGTTGAAAAATCTATTGAACAAGCTATTAAATTTGCTGATGGGCAAGAAAAAGAAAAATAG
- a CDS encoding type I restriction endonuclease subunit R, whose amino-acid sequence MLEKDIELNFIEVLKTKGYKYLDDEESLESREYDKNQPFFNKTFEDCLRTINPGILQDEVNKIIRKIQDLSSDANPDKKNSELLKIMKNGFTIRREKEQINKLWKIIDFDNVENNEFIVTNQFRMNSKYGKNNENIPDIVIFINGLPIIVGELKTYSELNTSLIEEAIYQITNYAMHLPDLFATNIFSFVSNLHEMLIGNPISKKSTFNHWRENDKQENVLESDFWNKKNILEIFKNFVFYDKNLKKIIPRYYQYYTVKKTLDVYRQNSNKLGIVWHTQGSGKSLTMVMLTRMLRQEIAPNLTVLVVTDRLDLQNQLFDTFNNSAEYLLEKPTKIEKTQDIINILENTKVNGIYFANIQKFRDNDFSIINKRDDILIITDEAHRSHNSYDSQSYKEIFKADVDFDEYKRTYARILRDSFPNAKFIGFTGTPIETKDVETKRIFGDYIDEYRLVDALQDKTIVDIFYEDSKIDAQLSEEQLKLIDDIDEEETNIIYQNENIKLKKQAIQYKNRLKIKEIQNFIFSSGRVTNVVKHFIQHYERRKKWLYGKAMFVAFNREVAYKYYKEIINQRPDFQDKVKLVVTTNSQKDKKEFPEMHELLINQNEIKIIKDFKDVDSEVKILIVVDKLLTGFDVPALDVIYIDKILKMHNLMQAIARVNRTFKKGNQKKENGLIVDYIGIYRNLQDALDFYWDRKDINNKNKKDITIKDSEKNVEKLKKLFLLELNKIYKLFFNETKIEEMIANNSLFNKTINAFYFNSSEEELNKFMLMTNNLKKNLNLVFYNLTKNEKIMVKNLFNIYDYIAKKNVSSIDWIKWKERNQKDLDSALIYEEILPNYSKEKINFEWIHNRIQRIEKNLSEIYNLKADMVVRAVQTFIDYSQNISKTAQEKYSKKLREIYKKFMEKNISYEEFIKQLNEIIEKINLDNNDNLSQEEILVKRFMDVLFIENEYEDKDTLQRIAKEIYQKLTNNGMSPFKKGWIKSRQKRKAIISDISWILHDNNWPPTMDDTEENQIIKNKANKLFIDEIERVIDNETSNNFIK is encoded by the coding sequence ATGTTAGAAAAAGATATTGAATTAAATTTTATTGAAGTTTTAAAAACAAAAGGATATAAATATCTAGATGATGAAGAATCATTAGAAAGTAGAGAATATGATAAAAATCAACCATTTTTTAATAAAACTTTTGAAGATTGTTTAAGAACAATTAATCCAGGTATTTTACAAGATGAAGTTAATAAAATTATAAGAAAGATTCAAGATTTATCTTCTGATGCAAATCCAGATAAAAAAAACAGCGAATTATTAAAAATAATGAAAAATGGTTTTACAATAAGAAGAGAAAAAGAACAAATTAATAAATTATGAAAAATAATTGATTTTGACAATGTTGAAAATAATGAATTTATTGTTACTAATCAATTTAGAATGAATAGTAAATATGGAAAAAATAATGAAAACATTCCTGATATTGTTATATTTATAAATGGACTTCCGATTATTGTAGGAGAATTAAAAACATATAGTGAACTAAATACATCACTTATTGAAGAAGCTATTTATCAAATAACTAATTATGCAATGCATTTGCCTGATTTATTTGCTACAAATATTTTTTCTTTTGTTTCAAATTTGCATGAAATGTTAATAGGGAATCCGATTTCTAAAAAAAGTACTTTTAATCACTGAAGAGAAAATGATAAACAAGAAAATGTTTTAGAAAGTGATTTTTGAAATAAAAAAAATATTTTAGAAATATTTAAAAATTTTGTTTTTTATGATAAAAACCTTAAAAAAATAATACCTAGATATTATCAATATTATACAGTAAAAAAAACATTAGATGTTTATAGACAAAATTCAAATAAATTAGGTATTGTTTGACATACACAAGGTTCAGGTAAATCGCTAACAATGGTAATGTTAACTCGAATGCTAAGACAAGAAATTGCACCTAATTTAACAGTTTTAGTTGTAACAGATAGACTTGATCTACAAAATCAATTATTTGATACATTTAATAATTCTGCAGAATATTTATTAGAAAAACCAACAAAAATTGAAAAAACCCAAGATATTATTAACATATTAGAAAATACAAAAGTTAATGGAATTTATTTTGCAAATATACAAAAATTTAGAGATAATGATTTTTCTATTATTAATAAACGTGATGATATTTTGATAATTACAGATGAAGCACATAGATCACATAATAGTTATGATTCACAAAGTTATAAAGAAATTTTTAAAGCAGATGTGGACTTTGATGAATATAAAAGAACATATGCAAGAATTTTAAGAGACTCATTTCCTAATGCCAAATTTATTGGTTTTACAGGAACACCAATAGAAACTAAAGATGTTGAAACTAAGAGAATTTTTGGTGATTATATCGATGAATACAGACTTGTAGATGCACTACAAGATAAAACAATTGTAGATATATTTTATGAAGATTCTAAAATTGATGCGCAACTTTCAGAAGAACAATTAAAACTTATTGATGATATTGACGAAGAAGAAACAAATATCATTTATCAAAATGAAAATATAAAATTAAAAAAACAAGCTATTCAATATAAAAATAGGTTAAAAATTAAAGAAATTCAAAATTTTATTTTTTCTTCTGGAAGAGTTACAAATGTTGTTAAACATTTTATTCAACATTATGAAAGAAGAAAAAAATGACTATATGGAAAAGCTATGTTTGTTGCTTTCAACAGGGAGGTTGCATATAAGTACTATAAAGAAATTATAAATCAGCGACCAGATTTTCAAGATAAAGTTAAATTAGTTGTAACAACAAACAGTCAAAAAGATAAAAAAGAATTTCCTGAAATGCATGAACTTTTAATTAATCAAAATGAAATTAAAATTATCAAAGATTTTAAAGATGTTGATTCAGAAGTAAAAATATTAATTGTTGTTGATAAACTTTTAACTGGTTTTGATGTTCCAGCATTAGATGTTATATATATAGATAAAATTTTAAAAATGCATAATTTAATGCAAGCTATTGCAAGAGTTAATAGAACCTTCAAAAAAGGAAATCAAAAAAAAGAAAATGGACTTATTGTTGACTATATTGGTATATATAGAAATTTACAAGATGCACTTGATTTTTATTGAGATAGAAAAGATATTAATAATAAAAATAAAAAAGATATTACTATAAAAGACAGTGAAAAAAATGTGGAAAAATTAAAAAAATTATTTTTACTTGAATTAAATAAAATTTACAAACTTTTTTTCAATGAAACCAAAATAGAAGAAATGATTGCAAATAATTCATTGTTCAATAAAACTATCAATGCTTTTTATTTTAATTCATCAGAAGAAGAATTAAATAAATTTATGTTAATGACTAATAATTTAAAAAAGAATTTAAATTTAGTTTTTTACAATTTAACTAAAAATGAAAAAATTATGGTAAAAAATTTATTTAATATTTATGATTATATTGCAAAAAAAAATGTTTCTTCAATTGACTGAATAAAATGAAAAGAAAGAAATCAAAAAGATTTAGATAGTGCATTAATTTATGAAGAAATACTGCCAAATTACTCAAAAGAAAAAATAAATTTTGAGTGAATACACAATAGAATTCAAAGAATCGAAAAAAACTTAAGTGAAATATATAATTTAAAAGCTGACATGGTAGTAAGAGCAGTGCAAACATTTATCGATTACTCACAAAACATTTCTAAAACTGCACAAGAAAAGTATTCAAAAAAACTTCGTGAAATATATAAAAAATTTATGGAAAAAAACATATCTTATGAAGAATTTATAAAACAATTGAATGAAATTATTGAAAAAATAAATTTGGATAATAATGATAATTTAAGTCAGGAAGAAATTTTAGTGAAAAGATTTATGGATGTTTTATTCATAGAAAATGAATATGAAGATAAGGATACATTACAAAGAATAGCAAAGGAAATTTATCAAAAATTAACCAATAATGGTATGTCGCCTTTTAAAAAAGGATGAATTAAATCTAGGCAAAAAAGAAAAGCGATTATTAGTGATATTAGTTGAATATTGCACGATAATAATTGACCTCCTACTATGGATGATACAGAAGAAAATCAAATTATTAAAAATAAAGCAAACAAATTGTTTATAGACGAAATAGAAAGAGTGATTGACAACGAAACTTCTAATAATTTTATTAAATAA